The Pangasianodon hypophthalmus isolate fPanHyp1 chromosome 2, fPanHyp1.pri, whole genome shotgun sequence genome window below encodes:
- the hmga1b gene encoding high mobility group AT-hook 1b yields the protein MSDSEKQTISVKEKDGVEKRGRGRPRKHPKESSGSPVPKRPRGRPKGSKNKGPSKKKAGSSSEKKLKGKPKKEEKEASQESSEEEEEDEDEEQ from the exons ATGAGTGACTCCGAGAAGCAGACAATTTCTGTGAAGGAAAAGGACGGAGTGGAGAAGAGAGGACGAGGAAGACCGAGAAAACATCCAAAG GAGTCCAGTGGATCTCCGGTTCCGAAAAGACCGAGAGGGCGGCCAAAGGGCAGCAAAAATAAAGGACCTTCCAAGAAA AAAGCGGGATCATCTTCAGAAAAGAAGCTAAAGGGGAAGCCCAAGAAGGAG GAAAAGGAGGCATCTCAGGAGTCctctgaggaagaagaggaggatgaagatgaggaacAGTAA